The Deltaproteobacteria bacterium genome segment TGACGTGCACCGCGATCACCTCGCCGACGCGCTCGGCGGCGCGCTGGCCGGCCTCGGTCGCGGCCTTGACCGCCGCGACGTCGCCGCGCACGACCGCGGTGACGTAGCCGCCACCCGTCTTTTCGTAGGATACGAGTTCGACCTTCGCGGCCTTGACCATCGCGTCAGCGGCCTCGACCATGCCGACGAAACCTCTGACTT includes the following:
- a CDS encoding BMC domain-containing protein; amino-acid sequence: MADALGMIEVRGFVGMVEAADAMVKAAKVELVSYEKTGGGYVTAVVRGDVAAVKAATEAGQRAAERVGEVIAVHVIPRPHANVDAVLPLGRQPDTK